Proteins encoded in a region of the Clostridium beijerinckii genome:
- a CDS encoding efflux RND transporter permease subunit, with amino-acid sequence MNIANISIKRPVFITVIMLVFAIVGMVCYERLVVNDMPEAENASVSVSITETGGSPTDIETNVTKPVEDAVGKISGVSHITSTVTEGSSRTNIQFDLDKDPEVAAQEVRDKVSSIRGLPNDIDTPIISKFDSSATSILSVAVYGLDDNQQLSDVVDTIEKKLYTVSGIGSVNISGEDTREIHIKLDNNKLLKYGLATTDVSNAIKKDNVDQSTGKITDKDNEISVKISSKIKKVDDFKNILIANKNGTEIRVKDIAEVEDGVADRSSYAYYDGKPAIGIDIVKQSGSNTVQLADDVKKTLTKLKSSLPKGVHVDIVSDDSVSIQSTIDSVLETMRDGCILAVVIVFLFLNEWESTLISATTLPISIITTFVCMKVKAFSLNTMTLMALSVAVGLLIDDAIVVIENIVRHLHMGKSPREAAREATSEIGFAVIATTSAVISVFLPVSMVSGTIGRYFFQFGLTVVFSMAVSLFISFTLVPMLSSKMLRIKRNKKENILSKFFKGFNSKFDILAHKYSRLLVMSLHHRLIIIIVAGVMFAGSLTLISSLGFTMMPSTDNNQVTVSANFDSGITLDNASEKAKQIESIIKKYPEVSGMYTTVSKNSSSIKIELTDKNKRKENSRDFARKLSGNLQNIPGAQVSVAAASMASGGRSSKDATFELVGDNREELQAFGQKVKEELAKESGVREISSNDKSGLPEIALEVNRDKAADLGVSSSDAATTLKTLFSGTTVTKYDDGKNRDNVVLYLQKDQRASLDNLKQVYVSGSNNKLVPLSEVTDEVFETASAQLTRYDRLAEMQISCNISGSASGTFMNSFMKKIQTQMNMPEGISVSLGGAGGSMTSSLGSLEQAMAMAALFLYLVMAAQFESFVDPISILFSLPLAIIGAVLGLFVCKTQLSLMSIIGIIMLMGLVAKNGILLIDAAKQRINEGMEREEAIKQSGLIRLRPIVMTTLAMIFGMIPLAISNGMGSEMRAPMAEAVIGGLVTSTILTLFVVPIMYTVFDDLKRKFRKKIHSRESQRTEDMNGNISL; translated from the coding sequence GTGAATATAGCAAATATTAGTATTAAAAGACCAGTATTTATCACAGTTATCATGTTAGTTTTTGCGATTGTGGGTATGGTATGTTATGAAAGATTAGTTGTTAATGACATGCCAGAAGCTGAGAATGCATCAGTTTCAGTTTCCATTACAGAAACAGGAGGATCTCCAACAGATATAGAGACAAATGTTACAAAACCTGTAGAAGATGCAGTTGGGAAAATTTCGGGAGTTAGTCATATAACATCAACTGTAACAGAAGGAAGTTCAAGGACTAATATACAATTCGATTTAGATAAAGATCCAGAAGTTGCAGCCCAAGAAGTGAGAGATAAAGTTTCAAGTATTAGGGGGCTACCAAATGACATAGATACACCGATTATTTCTAAATTTGATTCATCAGCAACATCAATTTTATCTGTTGCTGTTTACGGATTAGATGATAACCAACAATTATCAGATGTTGTTGATACCATTGAAAAGAAACTATACACAGTGTCTGGTATTGGATCAGTAAATATATCTGGTGAAGATACAAGGGAAATCCATATAAAATTAGATAATAATAAGCTTTTAAAGTATGGACTTGCAACAACTGATGTATCAAATGCAATTAAAAAGGATAATGTAGACCAATCTACGGGGAAAATCACCGATAAAGATAATGAGATTTCTGTTAAAATAAGCAGTAAGATAAAAAAAGTAGATGATTTTAAAAATATCTTAATAGCTAATAAAAATGGTACGGAAATCAGAGTAAAAGATATTGCAGAAGTAGAAGATGGAGTTGCAGATAGAAGCAGTTATGCATATTACGATGGAAAGCCAGCAATTGGTATTGATATAGTTAAGCAATCTGGTTCAAATACTGTTCAATTGGCAGACGATGTAAAAAAGACATTGACTAAGCTTAAATCATCTTTACCAAAAGGGGTGCATGTTGATATTGTAAGTGATGATTCAGTATCAATACAAAGCACAATAGATAGTGTTTTAGAAACTATGAGGGATGGTTGTATACTAGCAGTTGTCATAGTATTCTTATTTTTAAATGAATGGGAAAGTACCCTTATAAGTGCAACAACACTTCCAATTTCAATAATAACAACTTTTGTTTGCATGAAGGTAAAAGCTTTTTCTCTAAATACAATGACTTTAATGGCATTATCAGTTGCTGTAGGACTTTTGATAGATGATGCTATAGTTGTTATAGAAAATATTGTGCGGCATTTGCATATGGGAAAATCTCCAAGAGAGGCAGCTAGAGAAGCGACTTCTGAAATAGGCTTTGCCGTAATAGCTACAACATCAGCTGTTATCTCTGTATTCTTACCAGTATCAATGGTAAGTGGAACAATTGGAAGATACTTCTTTCAATTTGGCCTAACAGTTGTATTTAGTATGGCAGTCTCATTGTTTATATCCTTTACTCTTGTGCCTATGCTATCATCTAAAATGTTAAGAATAAAAAGAAATAAAAAAGAAAATATTCTTAGCAAATTCTTTAAGGGATTTAATAGTAAGTTTGATATCTTAGCGCATAAGTATTCAAGGCTTTTAGTTATGTCTCTTCATCATAGACTAATAATTATAATAGTTGCAGGAGTTATGTTTGCAGGAAGTCTTACACTTATTTCATCTCTTGGATTTACTATGATGCCATCAACAGATAATAATCAAGTGACTGTAAGTGCAAATTTTGATTCAGGTATAACATTAGATAATGCATCAGAAAAAGCTAAACAAATTGAAAGTATTATTAAGAAATATCCAGAGGTCAGTGGTATGTATACTACTGTTTCAAAAAATAGTTCATCAATTAAAATAGAACTAACAGACAAAAACAAACGTAAAGAAAATTCAAGAGATTTTGCTAGAAAACTTAGTGGAAATCTACAGAACATACCAGGAGCACAAGTGTCAGTAGCAGCTGCCTCTATGGCAAGTGGTGGAAGATCATCAAAAGATGCAACTTTTGAACTTGTTGGAGACAATAGGGAAGAGCTTCAAGCTTTTGGACAAAAAGTAAAAGAAGAATTGGCTAAAGAGTCTGGGGTAAGAGAAATAAGTAGTAATGATAAATCAGGTCTTCCAGAAATAGCTTTAGAAGTTAATCGCGATAAAGCGGCAGATTTAGGAGTAAGCAGTTCGGATGCTGCGACTACGTTAAAGACTTTATTTAGTGGTACGACTGTAACTAAGTATGATGATGGAAAAAATAGAGATAACGTAGTATTATATTTACAAAAAGATCAACGTGCAAGCCTTGATAATCTTAAACAAGTTTATGTTTCAGGTTCAAATAATAAGCTCGTTCCTCTATCAGAAGTAACAGATGAGGTTTTTGAAACAGCGTCAGCACAGTTGACTAGATATGATAGACTTGCAGAAATGCAGATATCTTGTAATATTTCAGGTTCAGCTTCAGGAACTTTCATGAATTCATTCATGAAAAAGATTCAAACTCAAATGAATATGCCAGAAGGTATTTCGGTATCTTTAGGAGGAGCTGGGGGATCTATGACAAGCAGCCTCGGAAGTTTAGAGCAGGCAATGGCTATGGCTGCATTATTCTTATATTTAGTTATGGCAGCACAGTTTGAAAGCTTCGTTGATCCTATATCTATATTATTCTCTTTGCCACTTGCAATAATTGGAGCTGTTTTAGGTTTATTTGTTTGCAAAACTCAATTAAGTTTAATGTCTATTATAGGTATAATAATGCTTATGGGGTTAGTTGCAAAGAATGGAATATTGCTTATAGATGCAGCTAAGCAAAGAATTAACGAAGGCATGGAAAGAGAAGAAGCTATCAAGCAATCGGGTTTAATAAGATTGCGACCAATAGTTATGACTACTTTAGCTATGATCTTTGGAATGATTCCTCTTGCTATATCTAATGGCATGGGATCTGAAATGCGTGCACCAATGGCAGAAGCTGTAATTGGTGGATTAGTTACTTCTACAATTTTAACATTATTTGTAGTACCAATCATGTATACAGTTTTTGATGATTTGAAAAGAAAGTTTAGAAAAAAGATTCATTCTAGAGAATCACAAAGAACAGAAGATATGAATGGAAATATAAGTTTATAA
- a CDS encoding efflux RND transporter periplasmic adaptor subunit produces the protein MKNVKKIVVYAVIIAVVVGGAIALKSRLSASAKGKSTQAVASKTSVEVQTAKTVEKNAGDAYKASLEAVQQGTVTSKIAAKIVSVSVENGQYVNAGDTIATLDDQDIQNSIKTAQAQIAVNEKQVEVAEQSLNVSQAALQKYKINLDDAQRNYERQKSLFDGGAISQTDLQAAEKALNSAKADYDSGNASIQSSQASIETSKANLEAQKVALAKNQSDLANTVIKAPISGVISGKSMNIGQMASTGTALAIVNDVSSVYATIQVPQEKISGVKIGQAATVIVEGSDQTHNGTIQTIDAAADPTSRVFNCKVKIDNSDKSLLPGIYGKVTLVSDQNNEIITVPVNALVGNEGDYYVFINDNGTAKKTKVTIGETNGNNVEIASGIKDGDQIICSNTSTLQDGSEVDAVVKQDDSTEDTTSK, from the coding sequence ATGAAAAACGTAAAAAAAATAGTTGTGTATGCTGTGATTATTGCAGTTGTGGTAGGGGGAGCAATTGCACTTAAAAGTAGGTTATCAGCAAGTGCAAAAGGCAAATCAACTCAAGCAGTTGCAAGCAAAACATCAGTAGAAGTACAGACAGCTAAAACAGTAGAAAAAAATGCAGGAGATGCATACAAGGCTAGTTTAGAGGCTGTTCAACAAGGTACAGTAACAAGTAAAATAGCAGCGAAAATTGTTTCCGTATCAGTTGAAAATGGACAATATGTAAATGCAGGTGATACAATAGCAACTTTAGATGATCAAGATATACAAAATAGTATAAAAACTGCACAAGCTCAAATAGCTGTGAATGAGAAACAAGTAGAAGTAGCAGAGCAATCATTAAATGTATCGCAGGCAGCCCTGCAAAAGTATAAAATTAATTTAGATGATGCTCAGCGTAATTACGAAAGACAAAAATCACTATTTGATGGTGGAGCAATATCACAAACAGATCTTCAAGCAGCTGAAAAAGCTTTAAATTCAGCTAAGGCAGATTATGATTCAGGAAATGCAAGTATTCAAAGTTCACAGGCAAGTATTGAAACATCAAAAGCAAATTTAGAAGCACAGAAGGTAGCTTTAGCTAAAAACCAAAGTGATTTAGCTAACACAGTAATTAAAGCACCAATAAGTGGAGTAATAAGTGGTAAAAGTATGAATATTGGGCAAATGGCATCTACAGGTACAGCCCTTGCAATTGTTAATGATGTATCATCTGTATATGCAACAATACAGGTACCACAAGAAAAAATAAGTGGAGTAAAAATAGGACAGGCAGCTACCGTTATAGTTGAAGGAAGTGACCAAACTCATAATGGAACAATACAAACTATTGATGCAGCAGCTGATCCAACTTCAAGGGTATTTAACTGCAAAGTTAAAATAGATAACAGTGATAAGTCTTTATTGCCAGGTATTTATGGAAAGGTGACGCTTGTAAGTGATCAAAACAATGAAATAATCACTGTACCAGTTAATGCTTTGGTAGGAAATGAAGGCGACTATTATGTTTTTATTAATGATAATGGAACGGCTAAGAAAACTAAAGTTACTATTGGGGAAACTAATGGTAATAATGTAGAAATAGCATCTGGCATTAAAGATGGAGATCAAATAATCTGTTCAAATACAAGTACACTGCAAGACGGTAGTGAAGTAGATGCAGTAGTAAAGCAAGATGACAGCACAGAAGACACAACTTCTAAGTAG
- a CDS encoding response regulator transcription factor encodes MRRILIIEDDKLIAELERDYLEASGFKTEIAFNGEDGLNFALNKEFDLILLDLMLPSKDGFQLCKEIRSNKEIPILMVTAKKDSVDKIKGFNIGADDYIVKPFDPSELVARVNAHLSRYDRLTSIGKKDNIGNGVMVFKRLKILKRERRVYVADKEVKLANKEFELLLFLATNPNIVFSKTILLDRIWGMDSFADVATVTVHINRIRDKIEEDSSNPQFIETVWGAGYRFKL; translated from the coding sequence ATGCGAAGAATATTGATAATAGAAGATGATAAATTGATTGCAGAACTAGAAAGGGATTATCTTGAGGCAAGCGGATTTAAAACTGAAATTGCCTTTAATGGAGAAGACGGATTAAATTTTGCATTGAATAAGGAATTTGATTTAATACTGCTTGATTTAATGCTTCCAAGTAAAGATGGGTTTCAGCTTTGCAAAGAGATAAGAAGTAATAAGGAGATACCTATACTGATGGTTACAGCTAAAAAGGATTCGGTAGATAAAATAAAAGGTTTTAATATTGGAGCAGATGATTATATTGTTAAGCCTTTTGATCCAAGTGAGCTTGTCGCTAGAGTAAATGCACATCTTTCACGCTATGATAGACTAACTTCAATTGGTAAAAAAGACAATATAGGTAATGGAGTCATGGTATTTAAAAGGTTAAAAATATTAAAAAGGGAACGAAGGGTATATGTAGCTGATAAAGAAGTTAAATTGGCTAACAAAGAATTTGAATTGCTGTTATTTTTAGCAACAAATCCTAATATCGTATTTTCAAAAACAATTCTTTTAGACAGAATTTGGGGTATGGATTCCTTTGCAGATGTTGCAACTGTTACTGTGCATATTAATAGAATAAGAGATAAAATTGAGGAAGATAGCAGCAATCCTCAATTCATTGAGACTGTGTGGGGCGCGGGATATAGATTTAAATTATAG
- a CDS encoding sensor histidine kinase — MMIKKRLAMSNLFMLIVPAILIVVIAVGVLEGFTEIYGKKIKVFEEDSGISFIQKTLFMYNKEIRNNYDKINDYNKTKEDLKNAGYDFIITSDGDTIFSNITDADKNAMSKLERDVLTSSDSIVLEVNSISLVKNSLTKDGKNINMLAVKSNNNLMSRQQMKAEARTFLLSYMGVVFIVALLIIMLTNGILSSRVSKSLIKPLELLSYGAGQIEEGNLDFKLSYKGTDEFAKVCRDFDKMRVRLKESIDMQLKYEQNRKELVAGISHDLRTPLTTIKGYSKGLKDGIANTDEKRERYYEIIYSKTCDMDNLVDKLFFFSKLDTGKFPFNFENINCNEFFLDFFSNAIPEFRGKGIDLTYKNNCKDNIFIRMDFEEIRRVLTNILENSVKYKVQEYGKVDITIEEMEGSVVLKIKDDGPGVLEENLSKLFASFYREDQSRANSSEGSGLGLSICEYIIKAHNGTITAKNDNGLAIIITLPINKKI, encoded by the coding sequence ATGATGATAAAAAAACGGCTGGCTATGTCAAATCTTTTTATGTTGATAGTTCCAGCAATATTGATAGTGGTTATTGCAGTTGGAGTTCTAGAAGGATTTACAGAGATATATGGTAAGAAAATAAAAGTTTTTGAAGAGGATAGTGGAATATCATTTATTCAGAAAACTTTATTTATGTATAATAAAGAAATTAGGAATAATTATGATAAAATTAATGATTATAACAAGACGAAGGAAGATCTTAAAAATGCCGGTTATGACTTTATAATTACGAGTGACGGTGATACGATATTTTCTAATATAACTGATGCTGATAAAAATGCTATGTCCAAGCTTGAACGAGACGTTCTTACATCTTCAGATTCTATAGTTCTTGAGGTTAATTCTATTAGTTTAGTTAAAAATAGTTTAACTAAAGATGGAAAAAATATTAATATGCTTGCTGTAAAATCAAATAATAATTTAATGAGCAGACAGCAAATGAAAGCAGAAGCAAGAACTTTTCTATTAAGTTACATGGGGGTTGTATTCATAGTAGCGCTGCTTATAATTATGTTAACTAATGGTATATTATCATCAAGAGTATCTAAAAGTTTGATTAAACCTTTAGAGTTACTAAGCTATGGCGCAGGGCAAATAGAAGAAGGAAACCTTGATTTTAAGCTGAGTTATAAAGGGACAGATGAATTTGCAAAAGTTTGTAGGGATTTTGATAAGATGAGAGTAAGGCTTAAAGAATCAATTGATATGCAGCTAAAATATGAGCAAAATAGAAAGGAATTGGTCGCAGGAATATCTCATGATTTACGTACACCATTAACAACAATTAAAGGATATTCAAAAGGATTAAAGGATGGAATTGCAAATACAGATGAAAAACGTGAAAGGTATTATGAAATTATATATAGTAAAACTTGTGATATGGACAATCTTGTAGATAAATTATTTTTCTTTTCCAAATTAGATACTGGAAAATTTCCTTTTAACTTTGAAAATATAAATTGCAATGAGTTCTTTTTAGATTTTTTTAGTAATGCTATACCAGAATTTAGAGGCAAGGGTATTGATTTAACTTATAAAAATAATTGTAAAGATAATATTTTTATTAGAATGGATTTTGAAGAAATTCGAAGAGTGCTTACAAATATACTCGAGAATAGTGTAAAATACAAAGTGCAAGAATATGGTAAGGTAGATATTACCATAGAAGAAATGGAAGGCAGCGTTGTTTTAAAAATAAAGGATGATGGGCCAGGAGTTTTAGAAGAAAATTTATCAAAACTATTTGCTAGTTTTTATAGGGAAGACCAATCGAGAGCCAATTCAAGTGAAGGAAGTGGACTTGGGCTTTCAATTTGCGAATATATAATAAAAGCTCATAATGGTACAATTACTGCTAAAAATGACAATGGATTAGCTATTATTATAACTTTGCCGATTAATAAGAAAATTTAA
- a CDS encoding DHA2 family efflux MFS transporter permease subunit, translating to MENKKESSSKWLIMSVVIMAIFMANLDTSIINISITKMMQTFNASIDQIQWVVSAYTLTLGVTIPSTSYFGDRFGTKNVFVTALILFTLGSLLCGISWNETIMIIARVIQGIGGACIISLGMTILMTTFDKSELGMAIGVMGMCVMAAPALGPSLGGYIIQNFNWRFLFFINLPVGIAATIMAILIFKKSEHKSSKKFDIIGFLTSSIGMSCVLYVLGKSDLDWNDIKNIILMIVGCYSLLIFVVNELLIEEPLLDLKLLKNYTFCMSNIIMNVAMLALYGGVFLMPIFLQQIKGLDSMSTGLILFPEAIATAISMILYGKIGNKFDVRLFAVFALILIGINSYSMSKITLDTANIDITILLMIRGFGVGFLMAPVQTVGFSGLPKTAMSNASALTNTVKQVGTSIGVTIITSIMQHRNVVDYSNLASQVTSFNKNSMKLFEMLQGALIKGGISSSDAKGIALSKIFGEVASQAQLQALNETMFIISIITAIVIIPTLLLKQGKQEETDAVVAEG from the coding sequence ATGGAAAATAAAAAAGAATCTTCATCTAAATGGCTTATTATGAGTGTTGTAATCATGGCAATTTTTATGGCAAATCTTGATACAAGCATTATTAATATCTCTATTACAAAAATGATGCAGACATTTAATGCATCTATAGATCAAATACAATGGGTTGTTAGTGCATATACTCTAACTTTGGGAGTTACAATTCCGTCAACAAGTTATTTTGGAGATAGATTTGGAACTAAAAATGTATTTGTTACTGCGTTGATTTTATTTACTTTAGGTTCATTACTATGTGGTATTTCATGGAATGAAACTATAATGATAATTGCAAGAGTAATTCAAGGAATTGGAGGAGCTTGTATAATATCGCTTGGTATGACAATATTAATGACTACTTTTGATAAAAGTGAGCTAGGAATGGCAATAGGGGTAATGGGAATGTGCGTAATGGCGGCACCTGCCCTAGGACCAAGTTTAGGTGGATATATCATTCAAAATTTCAATTGGAGATTTCTCTTTTTTATAAACCTTCCAGTTGGAATAGCAGCTACAATAATGGCTATACTTATATTTAAGAAATCGGAACATAAGTCCTCAAAGAAATTCGACATTATTGGATTTTTAACTTCAAGTATCGGAATGTCATGCGTTCTCTATGTACTTGGGAAAAGTGATTTGGACTGGAACGACATAAAAAATATCATTCTTATGATTGTTGGATGTTACAGCCTTTTAATATTTGTTGTAAATGAATTACTTATTGAAGAACCCTTGCTTGATTTAAAACTTTTAAAGAATTATACATTCTGTATGAGTAATATTATAATGAATGTTGCGATGTTAGCGCTTTATGGTGGTGTGTTTCTGATGCCAATATTTCTTCAACAAATAAAGGGTCTTGATTCGATGAGTACAGGCTTGATTTTATTTCCAGAAGCAATAGCGACAGCTATATCAATGATTTTATATGGAAAAATTGGTAATAAATTTGACGTTAGGTTATTTGCTGTATTTGCGTTGATTTTGATAGGCATTAACAGTTATAGTATGTCGAAAATTACGTTGGATACTGCTAATATAGATATCACAATCCTATTAATGATTAGAGGTTTTGGCGTAGGATTTCTTATGGCACCAGTTCAGACCGTAGGTTTTAGTGGATTACCAAAGACAGCAATGTCAAATGCATCTGCTTTGACTAATACAGTTAAGCAAGTAGGGACTTCCATAGGTGTCACAATTATTACAAGTATTATGCAACATAGAAATGTGGTTGATTATTCTAACTTAGCTTCGCAAGTGACATCTTTTAATAAAAATAGCATGAAGCTATTTGAAATGCTTCAAGGTGCACTTATTAAGGGCGGGATATCAAGCAGTGATGCTAAAGGAATTGCTTTAAGTAAGATTTTTGGGGAAGTTGCAAGTCAGGCACAGCTTCAAGCACTTAATGAGACAATGTTTATAATTTCAATCATAACTGCTATTGTAATAATTCCAACACTTTTATTAAAACAAGGCAAACAAGAAGAAACAGATGCAGTAGTGGCAGAAGGATAA
- a CDS encoding HlyD family secretion protein, whose protein sequence is MKEKRKTIILLILCAMLITLGGVGFYYWYNNENFVSTEDAKVDGDFISITPQVSGKLLEFNVKEGDKDVKNQILGRVDANGLADANIDSALLRAPTNGIIIKKEAEEGQYVSAGSTLAVMTDPEKLYITANIEEIKVEKLHEGQSVDIKIDQFEGKSFKGKVEYIGKASNSAFSLLPSSSGGTFTKVVQKVPVKIEFEKNDANLLPGTNADIKIHIK, encoded by the coding sequence ATGAAAGAAAAACGTAAAACAATAATTTTATTAATATTATGTGCAATGTTAATTACTCTTGGTGGAGTAGGGTTTTATTACTGGTATAACAATGAAAACTTTGTTTCAACAGAAGATGCAAAGGTTGATGGAGATTTTATCAGCATAACTCCACAAGTATCAGGTAAACTTCTTGAATTTAATGTAAAAGAGGGGGACAAAGATGTAAAAAATCAAATTTTAGGTCGTGTAGATGCTAATGGTTTAGCAGATGCTAATATTGATTCAGCCTTACTTAGAGCACCAACTAATGGGATAATTATTAAAAAGGAAGCTGAGGAGGGACAATATGTTTCGGCTGGATCGACACTTGCTGTAATGACTGATCCAGAAAAGCTTTATATAACTGCTAATATAGAAGAAATCAAGGTTGAAAAATTACATGAAGGACAAAGTGTAGATATAAAAATTGATCAATTTGAAGGGAAATCATTTAAAGGTAAAGTTGAGTATATAGGAAAAGCTTCAAATTCAGCATTTTCACTTCTACCATCCTCTTCTGGTGGAACTTTCACTAAGGTTGTTCAAAAGGTACCTGTAAAAATTGAATTTGAGAAAAATGATGCTAATCTTCTACCTGGTACAAATGCAGATATAAAAATACATATAAAGTAG
- a CDS encoding HlyD family secretion protein yields the protein MKKYVLLIILPTLIGTSLFTGCAAKNNRNENAVQVEEVNKQNSIYLMAGKIETDNQVNVSSKISARVSDVLVNVGSTVNQGDAVIKLDTQDLQAQVDQAQAAVNTANANLNNAMNSTRPEQISQAQATLDSAKATYDVAKKNYDRTKALVDASAATEVQLETAQQQLTSAESGQKSAEEQLEMLKNGATETSIDVYKAQVHQAEEAVKTAQVALSNGTITAPISGNVTVKNISKGEMAAPGSTLISISNPDALCVNAYAPLRIVKDLKEGQAVAVKVSEIEDSEFEGTISVINSTLNSQNSNVLVKILLTDSKGQLKPGMFAEVGIKG from the coding sequence ATGAAGAAATATGTATTGCTAATTATATTACCAACGCTTATAGGAACCTCTCTTTTTACGGGATGCGCTGCAAAAAATAATAGGAATGAAAATGCTGTTCAAGTAGAAGAGGTTAATAAGCAAAATTCCATATATCTTATGGCTGGAAAGATTGAGACTGATAATCAAGTTAATGTATCTTCAAAAATTTCTGCTAGAGTTTCAGATGTATTAGTTAATGTAGGATCAACTGTAAATCAAGGTGATGCTGTGATTAAATTAGATACTCAGGATCTTCAGGCACAGGTAGATCAAGCACAGGCAGCAGTAAATACTGCAAATGCAAATTTAAATAATGCTATGAATAGCACTCGGCCTGAACAAATATCACAAGCGCAAGCAACTTTGGATAGCGCTAAAGCAACCTATGATGTTGCTAAAAAGAATTATGATCGTACAAAAGCTTTAGTTGATGCTAGCGCAGCTACAGAGGTGCAGCTTGAAACTGCACAGCAACAGCTTACATCAGCTGAGTCAGGACAAAAGTCTGCAGAAGAACAATTAGAAATGCTTAAAAATGGTGCTACAGAAACAAGTATAGATGTTTACAAGGCTCAAGTACATCAAGCTGAAGAAGCAGTGAAAACAGCGCAGGTGGCATTAAGTAATGGAACCATTACAGCACCTATTTCAGGTAATGTTACTGTTAAGAATATAAGTAAAGGCGAAATGGCAGCACCTGGCAGCACACTTATTTCAATATCTAATCCAGATGCTTTGTGTGTGAATGCATATGCACCTCTAAGGATTGTAAAAGATTTGAAAGAAGGACAAGCTGTAGCAGTTAAAGTATCAGAAATAGAAGATTCAGAATTTGAAGGAACCATATCAGTAATAAATTCAACATTAAACTCTCAAAACTCCAATGTTTTAGTTAAAATTCTTTTAACAGATTCAAAGGGGCAATTGAAACCAGGTATGTTTGCTGAAGTTGGTATAAAAGGCTAA